The following DNA comes from Halobacillus litoralis.
ATAGATTGGATTGAAGACAGGCTGAAAAGTAAATACTCGTTAGGTGAACTTGCCAATGATATGGGATATTCCCTTTATTATTGTTCATTTATATTTCACCAATTAATAGGTTTGAATATTAGACGGTCTATTCTTCTTAGAAGGTTGTACTTGTCTACAGAAGATTTAGGACGCGGGAGGAGGATCATTGATATTGCTTTTGATTACGTTTAAGAACGTTTTCGGCATAAGCCCTGGAGAATATCAACTCAACTAAAATGCCAGTTCAATCATTTAACAAACTCTCGATAAATAATAAAGGGAATGGTGCGGAATGGGTTTTTCACGAGAAATGAGGGTTAATCAAATACAAAGCGCAACCAGTGATTTTTCTGATGAACATGTACTGAATATTCTGAATGGTCAGGTTTTGTATGATGAGTTTAAGAATAACAAAATCATGGGGGATTCAGATTACGCTCCTTTTAATGAAGCTATGTGTGTAAATGCTACTACCAGGAAGATATTCAATGAGGAATTCATCAAAACAAGAGCTGCAGGGCACCATGTACTAGTTGAAGATTATATCAATAATGTGATCGCACCTTTAAATGACCTCTTTAATAACACATATACGTATATCATTTTGTGGTTCGGCGAAGATATGTTTTGTCAAATGAATCTTCTCACTCTCCTTGGGTACCTTGAACAATCCGAATACAGGGGGAAAGTTTTCTTGAATAGCTTTAGAGAAGATGAATTTAAGGTAACACAAACAGAACTTGAGTTAGGTGATTATTTTACAGTATACGAAGACGTCCTATTAAACCAGCAAAAAACGTCCGTAAAAGTAATTCCCGTTATGTACCAGGCCATAGATCTATACTTAATGATGCTTGAAGATGATAATCCAGTAATGAGGTATATCAAGAAAAATGACAACTTAGCGACATCTGAATTACTTAAAAGGTTATTTGATGTTTTTCCAACATTAGGATATGGAGATGTGCAATATAAAAAACTTATTAGTAAAGTTGAATAAGCACCCTATTTCTCATATGGTATCGGTTTGGTGCTTTGCTTGGAGAAATGGGGGTTTGGAAATAGCTCGCTTTCCGCCGGGAACACGGCAAGCTTCCTCGAGCTAAAAGCGAGGCTATTGAAAAACCCTTTTTAATCTAGAGAAGCTGTTGAAGTTTGTTGTTGCTTCTCACGAATCGCTTGTCGGTGGGTGCTTGCCGCGGGCACGGCCTCAGCTAACTTGGTCAAGAAGATCACTTGACCAAGTGGATCTTCGGCTCGCGCTGTTCCCGCAGGCGTCACCACCGAACGCTCATCGTGGAATCAACAGAGGCCAATCTGAAAAGTGATTTCCTTTGATTATAAAAGAAAATCACTCTCCGTGTACAAGGGGCGGTGGCGATATTCACCGTCAATATCAATACGAATACTAAAGCTCATGGAGAAGGAAGGTCCCTATAAAGAAGCCCGAGTTAAATGATAAAATTGTCCAACTCGACTACTTTATTTGATGCATAACTCAAAAAGTTGAAGTGCTTCAGAGGCCACCTAAAAGCTCTCCTGGATCTCGCCAGTTCCCCGCAGGAAAACAAGTTGTTTCAAAGCCACCCCTATCTCTTATTCGATAACGAACCTCCACTATCCCGGAATCAAGTCTTCTATAATGCGTTCGGTTTTCATTCTTTCTCGAGCCAATCTTTCAATACCACCGCATGGTTGTGGTGCACATCTTTTGCACCGTATAGAAGAATGACCCTCTGGTATTTCACTTTTTCCTTTAGTTCATTTAACAAATATTGGGCTTCAGGAGACTGATTTATTTCCTCCAGATATTTCTCCTTGAAACCTTCAAATTTGTCAGCATCGTGGTTGAACCATTTTCTTAAATCTGAACTCGGGGCGATGATTTTCGTCCATTTATCCAGCTGGGCTTTCTCTTTTGAAATACCTCTAGGCCATACGCGGTCGACAAGGACACGATAACCACCTAATATTTTTTCTTCATCATAAATACGTCTTAATAAGACTGACATTTGTATTATCCTCCTGCACGAAAAAGCGCTGCATATTTTTATATGCAGCGCTTCTTTAACAGATTATTTAGCGCTGGTGGTTTATTTCAGCGACTTTCTCACGAGTTTGATCGGTATTTTCTTCATTTGAAGGTTCAGCTAGCTCATCCTTCGCTTCTTTCGCTTTATCTCCCGCTTCCTGCAAGTCTTCTCCCGCATTTTTGGCTGTCGATACGATTTCTTCGGACTCTTCTTTGATATCTTTTGCCTTTTCGGTAATTTCTTTGCCCTGGTTATTGAAGACTTCCTGAACGGTAGCGACCGCTTCGTTTGCCACAGATACGAAATTGCGGACACGTGTAACCAGGTCATCTTTTTTCGCTGATGGATCTTCCTTCACCTCTGAAGCATATCCAGATACGGCGTCCTTGGTAGAACGGGTACCTTCTTTGATACGCTTTCTTTCACTGGGATCTTTGATGAGAATGAATGCGCCACCGATCAGTGCTCCTGTTAAAATGGCGATCGGTAACTTTTTGTTTCCTCGTTTTTGGTTTTGTGGTGTCGTTTGATTTACATTCTGGTTTTGGTTTTCCATGGTTAAAATCCCCTTTCAGTTTTTGTTTTTCACAGCTTCCGTTTCGAGTTTGTGTTTGGTGGATTGGATATCCTGGTACTGGGTCAACCCGCATTCATAAAATTCTGCTTTCTTTCGGTTGAATTTCATTTTAGTCACAGATGGTTCATAAATCAATGATCTTGCTATCAGGCCACCTACAATGCCTGCAGACAGTCCGATAATCCATTCTGTGTTTTTCATGATGTCGACCTTTCCAGTTGAACTGATTTCAATGCTTTACGTCTTTGGGAAAGGTAATAAGTCAGGGCGAGAGCACCATAGATACCACGCCAACCTTCTTCGTTGATTTTTTGTTCACCTTCGTGCGTGCTTTGCTTAATGGATGCGGTCATGTCGACAAGTGAGGAGGTCAGTTTCCTGGAGGACTCTCCGATATCGCCGACGATATAAAACAGCGGGCTGAGTGCGCGAATCTTCTCGTTGACATCAGCCAGTGTATCATTACTACTGTGCAGTACGCCTGTTGTCTCTTTCATCACAGAGTCCAACTGATCCGGCAGTTGATCCACTGTTTTACGGACACCGCCAAGAACTTTGGCTAGATTATTCAAGGCTTTGATTAAGAAAATAGACACGATAGCAAAAGCGATTCCGATGATAAGGACACCGATTCCTAGATAATCCATGAGTAAAACCCCACTTTCCTAATTTACTTCTTTCTTTTCCATTTCAAATATAATTCAATCGCAGCATCGCCCCAGCGCATGGCTTTCGCGACATTTTCATCCTTCTCGTGGGAAGCGTGGGCGACACTTTCAGACACACCCTGTAACGAATGGTTGACGTTACCGACGGTGGAGCCGACATTTTTCAATGTTTCCATCAATCCATCGAGTGTCTGCGTTTTGGTTTCGATATCTGCTGCTATGTTGTTTGATTTCTTGAGTAAACTTTCTGATTCTGTGGTGATGCCCTGCATCTGGCCTTCTACTTTTTCTAATGTGTTCGATACGCTCGTCATCGTACTTGAGGCAGCTTTCAAGGTTTTGACGACATAGATGCTGATGAAGGCAAAAGCAATTGCGATAATAAGTAAACTTATTCCTGCTAATGACATGAGTGTTCACCTCTTTATTAAGTCGTTCCTAGGCTATACCACTAAATATTTTTCTCGAAACTATTTTCAAGGATTTTAACAGATGAATAGTTTTCCAATTGTAAGAGGAATTGAAGTGAAAAGGATGTCTTCTATTTAAAGAAGGCTCGAAACTTTTTAAGAATGAAGGGGTCTGGGATCAGAGAAAAGAAAAGGATCGTGTGAAATTTTTTCATCTTTTCAGTGAAAGTCCTCGCTTTTTCAGATAGGAATTAGAAAGGAGTGGTTTTTCTATATAAATTACGGGGAACACATATTTATGCAAGCGCTTACTTATAAACATTTATATAACAATAAGTCTAAATAATCAATATGTATAAAAATTCGATAAAATACGACAAAACTTTCAGAAAATTTTTAACAATTTTAATTGTAAAAGCTCTGCCGTGATTTTATGATGAATATAGGCGAAAGAAAACGTTCTTACACTTTATTTGCGCGTGAGTCTTTCAAATTGATCAAATTTAAAGGGAAGAGGAGTGTTGGTGTGGTTCAAAATACAACTTTAGAGCATGATATCTACTTGTTTCATGAAGGGAACCTCCGATATAGTTATCGACTTCTTGGCGCTCATTCTGAAACAAGGGATGGCGTACAAGGCATCCGGTTCGCCGTATGGGCTCCAAACGCTGAGCAGGTAAGCGTAGTGGGCATGTTCAATGAATGGGACGGCAGAGAGAACCCGATGGAGAGAATTAATGAGAATGGGATTTGGATGGCCTTCATTCCAGGGTTGGAGAAAGGGACGATGTACAAGTATGAAATTTTAACTTCCCACGGCCACCTTCGTCTGAAGTCAGATCCTTACGCTTTTTCAAGTGAGCTTCGGCCGGACACCGCATCTGTGGTCTATCCATTAGATGACTATGAGTGGAAAGATGACGAGTGGATGAAGGATAGAAAAGCCAGAAATCCTTATGAATCACCGATGTCCATCTATGAACTTCATTTAGGCTCATGGAAATACATAGAGCCCGAAGTTTATTATAACTATCGCGAATATGCAGAGATGGTCATTCCTTATGTCAAAGACCTGGGCTATACCCATATTGAACTTCTGCCTTTGACGGAGCACCCGTTCGACCGTTCGTGGGGGTATCAGGCAACCGGTTACTATTCCGTTACCTCCCGTTATGGCACTCCTGACGATTTTAAATACT
Coding sequences within:
- a CDS encoding DUF948 domain-containing protein, whose protein sequence is MSLAGISLLIIAIAFAFISIYVVKTLKAASSTMTSVSNTLEKVEGQMQGITTESESLLKKSNNIAADIETKTQTLDGLMETLKNVGSTVGNVNHSLQGVSESVAHASHEKDENVAKAMRWGDAAIELYLKWKRKK
- a CDS encoding DUF948 domain-containing protein — its product is MDYLGIGVLIIGIAFAIVSIFLIKALNNLAKVLGGVRKTVDQLPDQLDSVMKETTGVLHSSNDTLADVNEKIRALSPLFYIVGDIGESSRKLTSSLVDMTASIKQSTHEGEQKINEEGWRGIYGALALTYYLSQRRKALKSVQLERSTS
- a CDS encoding DUF488 domain-containing protein, with product MSVLLRRIYDEEKILGGYRVLVDRVWPRGISKEKAQLDKWTKIIAPSSDLRKWFNHDADKFEGFKEKYLEEINQSPEAQYLLNELKEKVKYQRVILLYGAKDVHHNHAVVLKDWLEKE